From the Sebastes fasciatus isolate fSebFas1 chromosome 3, fSebFas1.pri, whole genome shotgun sequence genome, one window contains:
- the LOC141765281 gene encoding nucleoredoxin-like protein 1, with the protein MVDLFLNRVLVENNWDQDELNTEREIAGILENRILMLFFASAECDKCQDFLPVLNDFFKRLKDPAYIEYPKLLTLVYVSLDKSEAQQERVLKELHKKVLFLAFEDPYRKELQAMFKVKDVPTVVVLRPDGSVLSPNAVIDICHLGCDCFRDWQESAELVERSFMLNEEFDNLNMRSATDPVRRLKYKTEDDKRKKRWWNLWGKDKDRTEEEEEEKDGTWDMKRKEGDKGTWWRR; encoded by the exons ATGGTGGACCTGTTCCTAAACCGAGTTCTGGTGGAGAACAACTGGGACCAGGACGAGCTCAACACTGAGCGAGAGATCGCCGGGATCCTCGAAAACCGCATCCTGATGTTGTTCTTTGCATCTGCGGAGTGTGACAAGTGCCAGGACTTCCTGCCTGTTCTCAATGACTTCTTCAAGAGACTCAAAGATCCAGCGTACATCGAATACCCCAAACTGCTCACACTCGTCTACGTCAG cTTGGACAAATCGGAAGCGCAGCAGGAGAGAGTCCTCAAAGAGCTGCACAAAAAGGTCCTGTTTTTGGCCTTTGAGGATCCTTACAGGAA agAGCTGCAGGCCATGTTTAAGGTGAAGGACGTACCAACGGTTGTGGTCCTTCGTCCTGACGGCTCCGTCCTCTCTCCGAACGCTGTGATAGACATCTGTCACCTCGGTTGCGACTGTTTCCGAGACTGGCAGGAATCAGCAGAGCTCGTCGAGAGGAGCTTCATGCTCAACGAGGAGTTCGACAACCTGAACATGCGAAGTGCCACTGACCCCGTGAGGAGACTCAAGTACAAGACAGAGGACGACAAGAGGAAAAAGAGATGGTGGAACTTATGGGGGAAGGACAAAGATaggactgaggaggaggaggaggagaaagatggAACGTGGGATATGAAGAGAAaggagggagataaaggaacatggtggagaagatga